From the Pseudomonas lalucatii genome, the window AAGTCGAGCAGCTGCTCGAAGAGGCCGATGCCCAGGTGGTCGGCATGGTGCGCAACAAGCTGCGCCTGTCGGCGCCCAACCCCCGGCGCATCCTGCAGGTCGACGACGTGCTGATGATCGAGGCCGAGCCCGAGGCCCTCGGCGACGTACTCGGCAAGCTCGGCCTGCAGCTGGAGGCGGCCAAGTCGCCCAAGGACGACAAGCACGCCGAGGAGCAGGCCGACACCCAGGACGACGCCAGGAAAGACAAGGCCAAGGGCGGCGACAAGAAGGACAGCAGCGGCGACGACAGCGTGCTGCAGGAGCTGCTGGTACGCCCGGACTCGCAGCTGATCGGCCTGTCGGCCAGCGGCACCCGCCTGCGCAGCCGCTACAGCATCAACCTGCTGGCCATCTCGCGGCAGAGCCACCGCTCGATCAAGCGCCTGCGCTCGACCCTGATCGAGCGCGGCGACGTGCTGCTGATGCAGGGCGTGCCCGGCGACATCGCCGAGTTCGCCGCCGACTACGCCTGCGTGCCGCTGGCCGACCGCGCCATCAGCATCCCCAATCCGGGCCAGGCCGGCCTGGCCGCGGGGGTGATGGCGCTGGCGGTGCTGCTCGCCGCCTTCGGCGTGCTGTCGGCGGCGGTGGCCTTCGCCGCCGGGGTGCTGGTGTTCATGGTCGCCCGGGTGGTGCCGCTGCGCCTGCTCTACCAGGCCATCGACTGGCCGGTGATCGTCCTGCTCGGCGCCCTGATCCCGGTGGCCGGGGCGATGTCCGCCACGGGCGCCGCCGACCTGCTGGCGCGCCTGCTGATGGAGCACCTGGCCCAGGGCAACCCGGTGCTGGTGCTGACCCTGCTGCTGGTGGTGACCATGACCCTGTCGGACTTCATGAACAACGCCGCCACCGCCGCGGTGATGTGCCAGATCGCCCTGAGCGCGGCCAGCCAGCTGGGGGTCAACCCCGACTCCCTGCTGATGGCCGTGGCGATCGGCGCCTCCTGCTCCTTCCTCACCCCCATCGGCCACCAGAACAACACCCTGATCCTCAGCCCCGGCGGCTTCCGCTTCGGCGACTACTGGCGCCTCGGCCTGCCGATGGAGATCATCGTGGTGGTGGTCAGCGTGCCGCTGCTGCTGCTGGTCTGGCCGCTGTAGCGCAGCCCCCGCTCAGGACGCCGGGGTCAGGCCGAGGACGATGTCGAAGCGCGCCACCTGTTCGCCGGCCGTGGCGCCGGCCAGCGGCACGAAGGGCACGATCAGGCGTTCGCGCGCCTTGGGGTCGCGGATGGCATTGAGGATGCCGTCGCGGGCGTTCAGCCGCTCGCCGCGGATGTAGCACTGGGTGGCGAAACGCGGCTGGCCGGGCAGGGTCACGGCGACGTGGATATGCGGCGTGCGCCCCGGATAGGGCACCGGGCGGATGGTGCGGAAGCGGTAGCGGCCATCGCGGCCGGTGAGGAAGCGGCCGTAGCCCTGGAAGTTCGGGTCGCGCCGCGCGCGGTCGCCGCCGCGGCTGTGCAGGTAGATGCCGTGGGCGTCGACCTGCCAGATCTCCACCAGCGCCTCGGCCAGGGGCCGGCCGCGGACATCGAACACTCGCCCGTGCAGGTGCACCAGGGTGCCGCTGGCTGGGGTCAGCCGGTCGTCGACCAGCACCAGGTCGTTGTCCCGGTCCAGCGGCAACTGGTCGGGGTAGAAGGGCCCGAGGGTCTGTGCCGGCGTCAGCAGGCGCTCGGCGAAGGCCCCCGGGGGGCTCAGCAGCCAGGCGCCGGCGCCCAGGCCAACCAGCAGTCGACGGCGGCTGATAATCGAATTGGCCATGCACTCCTCCGCGCTCGGCGTACGCCCGCTGGTGAATGACGCCCGGCGGCTGCCGCGCTACAGGTGCTCCAGCACGCTGGTCGCCGAATGGTAGGGCAGGCCATGGGCCTCGGCCACGCTGCCGCAGGTGATCAGGCCCTTGGCCACGTTGAGGCCGTTGCACAGGTGCGGGTCCTCCTCCAGGGCCCGGCGCGTGCCCTTCTCGGCGAGGGCGATGACGAACGGCAGGGTCGCGTTGGTCAGCGCCAGGGTCGAGGTGCGCGCCACCGCGCCGGGCATATTGGCCACGCAGTAATGCACCACGTCATCGACCACATAGGTCGGCTGGGCATGGGTGGTGGCCTTGGACGTCTCGGCGCAACCGCCCTGGTCGATGGCCACGTCCACCAGCACCGAGCCCGGCTGCATCAGCCTGACCATCTCGGCGCTGACCAGCTTGGGCGCCGCCGCCCCGGGAATCAGCACACCGCCGATCACCAGGTCCGCCGCCAGCACCTGCTCGCGCAGCGCCGCGCGGGTCGAGTAGAGGGTGGTGATGCGGTTGCCGTACTGGCTGTCCAGGCGGCGCAGGGCATCGACGCTCTTGTCCAGCACGGTGACGTCCGCGCCCAGGCCCACCGCCATGGCCAGGGCATGGCTGCCGACCACCCCGCCGCCGAGTATCACCACCTTGCCCGGCGCCACCCCGGGCACCCCGCCGAGCAGCACGCCGCGGCCGCCGCGGGCCTTCTCCAGGCAGCTGGCGCCGGCCTGGATCGACATGCGCCCGGCCACCTCGGACATCGGCGCCAGCAGCGGCAGGCGACCGGCCGCGTCGGTCACCGTCTCGTAGGCGATGCAGGTGGCACCGCCGGCCATCAGCTCGTCGGTCTGCGGCCGGTCCGGCGCCAGGTGCAGGTAGGTGAACAGGGTGTGGTGGGGGCGCAGGCGGGCGCGTTCCACCGCCAGCGGCTCCTTGACCTTGACGATCAGCTGCGCCTCGTTGAACACCTGGGCGGCGTCCTTGGCGATCTGTGCGCCGGCGGCCTGGAAGTCGGCATCGCTGAAGCCGATGGCACTGCCGGCCTGGGTCTCGATCAACAGCTCATGCCCCAGTGCGGTGAGCTCGGCCACCGACTGCGGCGTCAGACCGACGCGGTACTCGTGGTTCTTGATTTCCTTGGGAACACCAATGCGCATAGCAACCTCCAGACAGAAAGACCGGACGACCCCGGGACAAGTCTAGGAAATTCCCGGCGGACCCGGCGCCGAATTGCCGCAGATGCCCGCAGACGTCCCGCCACGCCCGCCTGGCGGCAGTCCCGGCCTAGGCCTTGGGCACCTTGATGCCCTGCAGCAGCTCGATCGGCAGCGGGAAGACGATGGTCGAACTCTTGTCGCCGGCGATGTTGCTCAGCGTCTGCATGTAGCGCAGCTGCATGGCGCCGGACTGGCGGCCGAGCATCTCGGCGGCCTGCATGAGCTTCTCCGAGGCCTGCAGTTCGCCCTCGGCGTGGATCACCTTGGCCCGCCGCTCGCGCTCGGCCTCGGCCTGCTTGGCGATGGCGCGGATCATCGACTCGTCGAGGTCGACGTGCTTGATCTCGACGTTGGCCACCTTGATGCCCCAGGCATCGGTCTGGGCGTCGAGCACATGCTGGATGTCGACGTTGAGCCGCTCGCGCTCGGCGAGCATCTCGTCCAGCTCGTGCTTGCCCAGCACCGCGCGCAGGGTGGTCTGGGCCAGCTGGCTGGTGGCCTTGAGGAAGTCCTCGACCTGGATGATGGCCTTCTGCGGATCGAGCACGCGGAAGTAGACCACCGCATTGACCTTGACCGAGACGTTGTCGCGGGAGATCACGTCCTGGGTCGGCACATCCAGGACGATGGTCCGCAGGTCGACGCGGACCATCTGCTGGATGCCCGGAATGATGATGATCAGCCCCGGGCCCTTGACCCGCCAGAAGCGCCCGAGCTGGAACACCACGCCGCGCTCGTACTCGCGCAGGATGCGGAACGCCGAGATCAGCAACGCCAGCAGCAGCACCGCCAGGGCGGAAAAGCTCAGTTCGAAACCCATGACTAGTCTCCTTCAGAGGGTGTCTCGTCGGCGGCGACATTCAGCAGCAAGCCCTTGCGCGCCAGCACCCGCACCCGCTGACCGGGACGCAGCGGCGCCTGGCTGACCACCTGCCACTGCTCGCCCTGCAGCTGCACCCAGCCGCCCAGGGGATCGTCCGGCGCCACCGCGCTGATCCGCACCAGGCTGCCGACCAGTTCGCTGTCGCCGCCGACCAGCGCCCGACGCCTGGCGCGCAGGGCCATGCTGAGGATGACGAAGATCACCAGGGCGCTGGTCAGCGCCAGGGTCAGGATCAGCGCCAGGGGAATGCCGAAGCCCGGCACGTCGGTGTCGATCAGGATCAGCGCGCCGAAACAGAACGCCACGATGCCGCCGATGCCCAGCACGCCGAAGCTGGGCATGAAGGCCTCGGCGGCGATAAAGGCGATGCCGAGCAGGATCAAGGCCATTCCAGCGTAGTTCACCGGCAGCAACTGCAGCGAATACAGGGCGAGGATCAGGCAGATGCCGCCGAGCACGCCGCCGACCCCGGTGCCCGGGTTGGAAAACTCGAAGAACAGGCCGTAGACGCCGATCATCATCAGCAGCAGGGCCACGCTGGGGTTGGTGATCACCGCCAGCAGCCGGGTGCGCCAGTCCGGCTCGTGGCTGATCAGCACGGCGCCCTCGGTGTCCAGGCTGACCTCGACGCCGGCGGCCCGGAAGCTCTTGCCGTGCAGCTGGCGGAGCAGGTCGGCCAGGTCGATGGCCACATAGTCGATCACCTTGAGCTTGAGCGCCTCTTCGGCGGCCAGGCTGACCGCCTCGCGCACCGCCCGCTCGGCCCACTCGGCATTGCGTCCGCGCAGCTGCGCCAGGCCGCGGATATAGGCGGCGGCATCGTTGATCTGCTTCTTGCTCAGGGCGTCGCCCGGCGCGGCGGCCTTCTCCTTCTGAGCGTCCTTGTCCTTGGCCTGGTCGGAGGATTCGTCCTGGCCGCCCTGGTCGGTCGCCTCGGGCTGCTTGGGCGGCGGCGGCGAACCGGGCATGCCGCCGATCTGCACCGGTGTCGCCGCACCGAGGTTGGTGCCCGGCGCCATCGCCGCGACATGGCTGGCATAGAGGATATAGGTGCCGGCGCTGGCCGCCCGCGCGCCGCTCGGGGCAACGTAGCTGGCCACCGGGATCGGGCTGGCGAGGATCGCCTTGATGATGTCGCGCATCGAGGTATCCAGCCCGCCCGGGGTGTCGATGCTCAGTACCACCAGCTGGGCGCCCTCGCCCACCGCCCGGGCCAGGCCGCGCACCACGTAGTCGGCGCTGGCCGGGCCGATCGCGCCGTCGACGCGCAGCGTCAGCACCGTCGCCGGGGCGCCCAGCAGCCCGGCCGGCCACAGCAGGAGCAGCGCCAGCAGCAGGGGACGCAGTAACGAAAGCTTCGCGGCACGCTTCACGGGCTCTCCATGACAGCCACCACGGGTGAATCGCCAGGAGCGGGGCGCGGCTGCCTGCCTTAGAGGATAGTCCATGGTCGCCGGGCGGGCCGGCACCGTCCCGCGGCCCCCGGTGGCGCGCACTGGCGGCAGTGGGCCGTGTCGCAGGCCCGGCTATTGCATTAGTCTTCGCCCCACGTCCCGCGAGCAAGGCCGTTCTTCGATGTCGCCCACCGCCCTTCGCCATTCCCTGCGCCGCCTCTGGGCGCTGGACAAGTTCAGCTACAGCCTGCGGGTCTTCGTCGCCCTCGGCGGCAGTCTGGCGCTGTGCTGGGCGCAGGGCTGGATGCACGCGCTGATCCCGCTGTTCCTCGGCGTCATCGCCAGCGCCCTGGCCGAGACCGACGACAGCTGGCAGGGCCGCCTCGCCGCCTTGCTGGTGACCCTCGGCTGCTTCAGCGCGGCGGCCTACACGGTCGAGCTGCTGTTCCCCTATCCCTGGCTGTTCGTCGCCGCCCTGGCCCTGTCGAGCTTCGCCCTGACCATGCTCGGCGCCCTCGGCGAGCGCTTCGCCACCCTCGGCTGGGCGACCCTGATCCTGGCGATCTACAGCATGATCGGCGTGGAGCAGCGCGGCGGCAGCGCCGGCCTCGGCCCGGAGCCGCTGCTGCTGGTGGCCGGTGCCGCCTGGTACGGGCTGCTGTCGGTGATCTGGAACGCCCTGTTCGCCCACCAGCCGGTGCAGCACAGCCTGGCCCGGCTGTTCCGCGAGCTCGGCCGCTACCTCAAGCTCAAGGCCGCGCTGTTCGAGCCGCTGCGCCAGCTCGACGTGGAGCAGCGGCGCCTGGACCTGGCCCGGCAGAACGGCCGGGTGGTGGCGGCGCTGAACGCGGCCAAGGAGATCATCCTGCACCGGGTCGGCAACGACCGGGCCAACCCCAAGGTCGGCCGCTACCTGAAGCTGTACTTCCTCGCCCAGGACATCCACGAGCGCGCCAGCTCCTCCCACTACCCCTACAACGAGCTGGCCGAGGCGTTCTTCCACAGCGACGTGC encodes:
- a CDS encoding SLC13 family permease; amino-acid sequence: MTQDQGLIFAILAATVALFLWGRWRHDIVALGALLACVITGLVPDQQAFVGFGHPAVITVACVLVLSFGLQSTGAVDALAQRLLPANAGPMLSIAALTGLGALLSAFMNNVGALALLMPIALRIALKQGLPPGRALMPLAFGTILGGMTTLIGTPPNLIVSSFRAQSGAGPFAMFDFSPVGVAVALTGVLFIALLGWRLVPRREVAGAASFDTGTYITEARVAEGAKAAGKSLREVEQLLEEADAQVVGMVRNKLRLSAPNPRRILQVDDVLMIEAEPEALGDVLGKLGLQLEAAKSPKDDKHAEEQADTQDDARKDKAKGGDKKDSSGDDSVLQELLVRPDSQLIGLSASGTRLRSRYSINLLAISRQSHRSIKRLRSTLIERGDVLLMQGVPGDIAEFAADYACVPLADRAISIPNPGQAGLAAGVMALAVLLAAFGVLSAAVAFAAGVLVFMVARVVPLRLLYQAIDWPVIVLLGALIPVAGAMSATGAADLLARLLMEHLAQGNPVLVLTLLLVVTMTLSDFMNNAATAAVMCQIALSAASQLGVNPDSLLMAVAIGASCSFLTPIGHQNNTLILSPGGFRFGDYWRLGLPMEIIVVVVSVPLLLLVWPL
- a CDS encoding protocatechuate 3,4-dioxygenase, encoding MANSIISRRRLLVGLGAGAWLLSPPGAFAERLLTPAQTLGPFYPDQLPLDRDNDLVLVDDRLTPASGTLVHLHGRVFDVRGRPLAEALVEIWQVDAHGIYLHSRGGDRARRDPNFQGYGRFLTGRDGRYRFRTIRPVPYPGRTPHIHVAVTLPGQPRFATQCYIRGERLNARDGILNAIRDPKARERLIVPFVPLAGATAGEQVARFDIVLGLTPAS
- the ald gene encoding alanine dehydrogenase — translated: MRIGVPKEIKNHEYRVGLTPQSVAELTALGHELLIETQAGSAIGFSDADFQAAGAQIAKDAAQVFNEAQLIVKVKEPLAVERARLRPHHTLFTYLHLAPDRPQTDELMAGGATCIAYETVTDAAGRLPLLAPMSEVAGRMSIQAGASCLEKARGGRGVLLGGVPGVAPGKVVILGGGVVGSHALAMAVGLGADVTVLDKSVDALRRLDSQYGNRITTLYSTRAALREQVLAADLVIGGVLIPGAAAPKLVSAEMVRLMQPGSVLVDVAIDQGGCAETSKATTHAQPTYVVDDVVHYCVANMPGAVARTSTLALTNATLPFVIALAEKGTRRALEEDPHLCNGLNVAKGLITCGSVAEAHGLPYHSATSVLEHL
- a CDS encoding slipin family protein gives rise to the protein MGFELSFSALAVLLLALLISAFRILREYERGVVFQLGRFWRVKGPGLIIIIPGIQQMVRVDLRTIVLDVPTQDVISRDNVSVKVNAVVYFRVLDPQKAIIQVEDFLKATSQLAQTTLRAVLGKHELDEMLAERERLNVDIQHVLDAQTDAWGIKVANVEIKHVDLDESMIRAIAKQAEAERERRAKVIHAEGELQASEKLMQAAEMLGRQSGAMQLRYMQTLSNIAGDKSSTIVFPLPIELLQGIKVPKA
- a CDS encoding NfeD family protein, translated to MKRAAKLSLLRPLLLALLLLWPAGLLGAPATVLTLRVDGAIGPASADYVVRGLARAVGEGAQLVVLSIDTPGGLDTSMRDIIKAILASPIPVASYVAPSGARAASAGTYILYASHVAAMAPGTNLGAATPVQIGGMPGSPPPPKQPEATDQGGQDESSDQAKDKDAQKEKAAAPGDALSKKQINDAAAYIRGLAQLRGRNAEWAERAVREAVSLAAEEALKLKVIDYVAIDLADLLRQLHGKSFRAAGVEVSLDTEGAVLISHEPDWRTRLLAVITNPSVALLLMMIGVYGLFFEFSNPGTGVGGVLGGICLILALYSLQLLPVNYAGMALILLGIAFIAAEAFMPSFGVLGIGGIVAFCFGALILIDTDVPGFGIPLALILTLALTSALVIFVILSMALRARRRALVGGDSELVGSLVRISAVAPDDPLGGWVQLQGEQWQVVSQAPLRPGQRVRVLARKGLLLNVAADETPSEGD